The DNA sequence GTCATCACGGCGGAGATGGAACCTTACAAGGATTTCGTCGTATCGGACCCTGCTCCGAAGGAGTAGGAAGCTAAAGAAAATCGTCATTCTGTCACAGGCACGTCTGATAGGAGTGGGTTCAGAAATTCGTGGCGTGGGTACCTTGCGGGCGGGCTGGAAATTCAGGATATTGAGGACCAGACAGGTCTATTTTGACTCCTTTTTCTATCCCGCCTGAGAGTAAGTGTCCCAAAAACATGAAATATGTGCTCGTAATTCCCGATGGCTGTGCGGATGAACCGCAGGACGCATTAGGGGGCAAGACCCCGTTGCAGGCTGCCTTTCTGCCGCATATGGATGAAGTTGTTTCCGCAGGTATTCTGGGCCGGACCGACACGGTGCCGGCGTCGATGCCGTCGGGCAGCGATGTGGGGACGATGAGCCTGTTCGGCTACGATCCGCTGGTCTTTCATACGGGACGGGCCCCGCTGGAAGCGGCCGCCCAGGGAATCGAGCTGGGTCCGCACGACTGGGCCATCCGCTGCAATTTCGTGACGATCGACAAAGGGAACATGGCCAGCTTCACCGCATCTCAGCTGCCCAACGAGGTCGGTGCGGAGCTGATCGGCCTGTTACAGGAAGCGACCGCCGACGATCCGCAGTGGGAGTTTCACCAGGGGGTGAGCTACCGGAACCTGCTCGTCTACCGGGCCAAAGACGCCGACGATCAGCCCTTCGATGAAGGGACGACGACCATTCCGCCCCACGATCTGACCGATCAACCGGTGGGTCAGGATTTACCCTCGGGCAAGGGGAGCGACCTGCTGCTGGAGCTGATGGAGCGCAGCAAGAAACTGTTCAAAAAATGCAAAGCGAATCAGAAGCGGTCCGACGGCAATCCGCCGGCGACGCAGATCTGGCTCTGGGGCCAGGGAAGCCGCCCGGCTTTGACGCCGTTCCAGGAACAGTTCGGCAAGAGCGGCGCGGTGATTACCGCCGTCGACCTGTTACGTGGTCTGGGACGCCTGCTGGGCTGGGATGTGATTGAAGTCGAAGGGGCCACCGGCTACACCGACACCGATTACGCCGCCAAGGGACGTGCCGCGATTGAGACCCTGCAGAATACGGACTTCGTTGTGGTGCATGTGGAAGCAACCGACGAAGCATCCCACGAAGGGGAAGTGCATGAGAAGATCAAGGCTTTGGAAAATATCGACCAGCACATTGTCGGGCCGGTGCACGAATATCTGCGGGAACAGGGCGACTATCGCATCCTGGTTTGCCCCGATCATCCGACGTTCCTCAGAACGAAAACGCACAGCCACGGGTATGTGCCCTTCGGCATTTGTGGAACCAGGGTGCGTCCCGATCAGTCCAACAAGTATGACGAAGTCAGCGCCGGTGCCAGCAACCTGCTGCTGCCCAAAGGTCATCAGCTGATGCCGTTTTTCTTTGGGACCCTGACCAACTGAGAGTCGACACAAAAAAACAGACCCGCCCGCAGTAATGCGGACGGGTCTGAATCTTGAGGCTCTGTCAGAGTCTGGCTTAGAGTGGCCAGTCCATGAGGATGCGTTCGACTTCTTCCGCGTGACCGCTTTCATCGCGGACCATGTCTTCCAGTTGAACGGCCATGCCTTTATCGCCGAGTTCTTCGGCTTCTTTTGCCCGTTGGGTGTAGCCGGCGGTCGCTTCTTTTTCGGCAGCGAGGACTGCTTCGAGCATTTCGCGGTTGGTTTGCGCTGCTTTGACCTTGCCGGCGACGGTGGTCGGTTCGCCACCCAGGGCGACGATTTTATTCGCCAGGTACTGTGCGTGTGCCAGTTCATCGGGGACTTCGGCCAGGTAGAACTGAGTCAGTTGCGGACGGTAAGGTCCGGTGGCCTTGGCGGCATAGGTGGTGTATTGGATGATGGCGGCCAGTTCGCTCGCCAGATCTTCATTCAGTTTCTCAATCATTGTCTGTTTATCCATGTCGGTCTCCTGAATATTAGTACGGGAAATTGTGAATACAGCTCCCAGAGTGTGAATCAGAGCGACTGCTACTTTCTTTATAGATGTACATTTTACATTATCAACCGGCGATGCAACAGGGACTCGGAAATTCGAGTGGTGACTTCACCCGGATGGCGGAGCTCAGTCACAGATATCGGAGGGATGTGCGTGTGAGAAAGGGAGTTCGGGCGCGGATTTCTTTCCCGCTTACAGGCAAATCGTGTGTGTCCCGGGGCGGACACCTGATTTTCGGGGTTCTTTTCGGGGTGCAGATGGCCTATGATTAGAGGGCTGTCTGTGTTGCGATCTGGGGCAGAACTGCTTATTTTCGTAAATCTTCAGCGCCACAGGCGTTTGTGAATTTTTGATTTTTAGACTGGGAGATATGAGTGTCAGACTGGGTTGAACCACTGGGAATGCGAATTCTCATCCGCAAAGATGAAAGTCGTCAGACGACCAAAGGGGGGATTGTGCTCCCCGACAAAGCGGAAATTCCAAACATCACCGGCCGGGTGGTGGAGATCAGCGTGCAGATTGCGCGGGACGATGATTTCCCGATCAAGAAGTACGACAAGGTCCTGTTTAACCCCAGTGAAGCGATCCCCGTCGATTTCGAACCGGACAACGTGCTCTACGTGGTGCCCATCGAAGATGTGGTGGCTGTCTTCCGTCGCGGCGATGCCAAAACCAACGAAATCCTCGAGGCCGAAGAGCAGGAATTCGAAGATCCCGACGACTGGGAAGAGTAACCGGCTGTTGTGATCATACCGGCTTGAAGTTGAAGCTTCAGGCCGGATCGGGAGTTTTCAGTTCTTCCACCAGGCTGGTCCGCTGATAGGCTGCGGGCACTTCATCCAGGTTGCGCCAGGCGACCAGTTCCGCGACGATGCTGAGCGCAATTTCGGGGACCGTCTGTGAGCCGATGTCGAAGCCCAGCGGTGCGTGGACGCGGGCGAGGGCTTCGCGGGGCGTGCCCATGCGGATCAGGTCTTCGAAGATCAGTTTGACTTTGCGGCGGCTTCCGATCATGCCGATATAGCGGGCGGGTGACTGCGCCACGTAACCCAGGGCCTCTTCATCGTGGTTGTGTCCCCGTGTCACGATGATGATGAAGGTATCCCGACTGATGGGGAGGTCGGCCAGTGTGGTGTCGAAGGTGCCGACGATGAGCTGTTTCGCGGAGGGGAAACGTTCGGCGTTGCAGTATTCCTGGCGATCATCGACGGCGATGATTTCGAAATCGACATCGCTGGCCAGTTCGGCGACTTTCTGTCCCACATGACCACAGCCGATGACGATGAGCTGGCAGGTCTGGTGAAAGGTCAGATAGGCGATGCCCGCGTTGACGTACGGGCGGGGCCGATTCTGGATCGGTTTGAGGCCGGCCTGCAGTTGTGCGGGGGGCTGGGGATTGCCCCGCGAAGCGACGATCTCAGCATCCGCGTTGATCAGGAAGCGATCGGTTGCGGCAATGCCTTCGGCGGATTCGGGGTTGAGGACAATCGCTTCGGTACAGCCCTGGTCTGCGTCGAGTTGCTGCAGCATCGTGCGGAAGTATTGTAAGTCATCAGTATTGCGTACCGGATCGACGAGCACTTTCATGCGTCCGCCACAGATCAGGCCGTCATCCCAGCCGTAATCGTTGTCGAGCTGGAAAGTCATGATTTCCGGGGCATCCGAGTCGAGTACGCGGAGTGCACGGCGTTTGACTTCGGCTTCCACACAACCGCCCCGAGCGTTCCTACCTGGGAACCATCGCTGAAAATCAGCATGGCGGCCCCGGGCTTTTGCGGGGTTGAGCCCCGGGTTTCTACCAGGCAGGTGTAGCAGACGGGTTTCTGCTGCTGGACGGCCTGTTCGAGTTCGAGTAATAGCTCACGCATGATAGTTGACTTCAGTTGATTAAAGCGAATCAATCAGTTTGCGGGCGGCCTGCAGTTCGCGCGTCAATCCGTCGACCAGTGATGGTTTCTGATCGCCGGGCAGGACTTCCCAGGTATAGGTTTCCACTTCGAGGTGCGGCGCGTAGTCGAGTTCCTTGACCGTGGCCAGTGCCTGTCTCAGTTCGCGGTGTGTGGTTCCCAGCGGGCCCAGGGTCTGCGCGTCGACGGGCACGTGGAAGTGCACCCGCAGGCGTTCGGTCTCCTGCAGACGGGGATGCGGATCGAGCAGGAAGTCCCGGTCGAGGTCGGGGATGCGGTACAGGTCGCCGTTCTTGAGGTTGCCGATGGTCTGGTGCAGGTAGCGGGGCTCGGCGTAGTCTGCGAGCTGCGTGCGACCTGCTTCGTTATTCCAGGGATCGACGAGTTCGATGGCGTTGGAAATATGAATTTTGTTGATGCGGATTTCCGCGTGGGTGATCTGCCGGATCGAACCGGGGATGTCTTCGAATTCGACCGCCTGGTGACAGATATCATAGCAGGCCCCTATGAATTCGCGGACCACGCCCAGCAGCTGTTTGTCGGCGGCCCGTTCGTAGAGCCGTTCGAAATAGACGATCAGCTCGTGGGTGAATTCAATCACGCAGAACGGTTCGGGTTCGATGGCCAGGCGAATGGTGCGTCCGGTTTCGTCCTGCAGCTGTTTCAGAAAGACGGCCGTCTCAATCAGCTGGTCGACGCATTGCTGACTGAAGTCGCGGGGATGCTCGAAGCCTTTGAAGCCCAGGGGGACCGTGGAGATGCTGCCTTCGACTCCCTCGGGCAGCAGTGCCGCCAGGACGCGGGCGCAGCCTTTGGTGTATTCCAGCCGTTCGGGCTCTGTCCAGTCGGGGAGGTAGACATTCTCTTTGACGCGTTCGCTGTGAAAATTGCCGTAGGGGAACGCATTGAGCGTGTAGCAGGTCAGGTTGCGCTGCTGCAGCTGTTCGGCGAAGCGGTCGATGCCTTCTGGCTCTGAGAGGATTTCCTCAATCACCGGTTGTGCCAGCCAGAGACCGGCGGCCAGTGGTGATCCCAGCTGCTCTTGAATCGGCAGGGTAAATTCATCGAGTTTCTGCAGAATCTCCGCGGTTGTCAGGCCGGGATGCACGTTCGTGCAATAACTCAAAGGGAGCGAATTTAACGTCATGGACCGTCCTCGGCGGGTTCAGGGGACTGGCAGGAGGCGAGAAACCAGGTCAGAAAATCAGTCGGAAAACACTATCTTATCATAACCAGGCCACTGTGGGCGACTACCTGCTAAAATAAATTACGGCAGGGAATGCGGTTCCGAAATGCAATTTTCATTCGGGAACAGCTTGTGTTCACTGCCGGGTTTAG is a window from the Gimesia benthica genome containing:
- a CDS encoding cofactor-independent phosphoglycerate mutase; this translates as MKYVLVIPDGCADEPQDALGGKTPLQAAFLPHMDEVVSAGILGRTDTVPASMPSGSDVGTMSLFGYDPLVFHTGRAPLEAAAQGIELGPHDWAIRCNFVTIDKGNMASFTASQLPNEVGAELIGLLQEATADDPQWEFHQGVSYRNLLVYRAKDADDQPFDEGTTTIPPHDLTDQPVGQDLPSGKGSDLLLELMERSKKLFKKCKANQKRSDGNPPATQIWLWGQGSRPALTPFQEQFGKSGAVITAVDLLRGLGRLLGWDVIEVEGATGYTDTDYAAKGRAAIETLQNTDFVVVHVEATDEASHEGEVHEKIKALENIDQHIVGPVHEYLREQGDYRILVCPDHPTFLRTKTHSHGYVPFGICGTRVRPDQSNKYDEVSAGASNLLLPKGHQLMPFFFGTLTN
- a CDS encoding ferritin-like domain-containing protein; amino-acid sequence: MDKQTMIEKLNEDLASELAAIIQYTTYAAKATGPYRPQLTQFYLAEVPDELAHAQYLANKIVALGGEPTTVAGKVKAAQTNREMLEAVLAAEKEATAGYTQRAKEAEELGDKGMAVQLEDMVRDESGHAEEVERILMDWPL
- a CDS encoding co-chaperone GroES, translating into MSDWVEPLGMRILIRKDESRQTTKGGIVLPDKAEIPNITGRVVEISVQIARDDDFPIKKYDKVLFNPSEAIPVDFEPDNVLYVVPIEDVVAVFRRGDAKTNEILEAEEQEFEDPDDWEE
- a CDS encoding XdhC family protein; translation: MEAEVKRRALRVLDSDAPEIMTFQLDNDYGWDDGLICGGRMKVLVDPVRNTDDLQYFRTMLQQLDADQGCTEAIVLNPESAEGIAATDRFLINADAEIVASRGNPQPPAQLQAGLKPIQNRPRPYVNAGIAYLTFHQTCQLIVIGCGHVGQKVAELASDVDFEIIAVDDRQEYCNAERFPSAKQLIVGTFDTTLADLPISRDTFIIIVTRGHNHDEEALGYVAQSPARYIGMIGSRRKVKLIFEDLIRMGTPREALARVHAPLGFDIGSQTVPEIALSIVAELVAWRNLDEVPAAYQRTSLVEELKTPDPA
- a CDS encoding XdhC family protein yields the protein MRELLLELEQAVQQQKPVCYTCLVETRGSTPQKPGAAMLIFSDGSQVGTLGAVVWKPKSNAVHSAYSTRMPRKS
- the eboE gene encoding metabolite traffic protein EboE, which codes for MTLNSLPLSYCTNVHPGLTTAEILQKLDEFTLPIQEQLGSPLAAGLWLAQPVIEEILSEPEGIDRFAEQLQQRNLTCYTLNAFPYGNFHSERVKENVYLPDWTEPERLEYTKGCARVLAALLPEGVEGSISTVPLGFKGFEHPRDFSQQCVDQLIETAVFLKQLQDETGRTIRLAIEPEPFCVIEFTHELIVYFERLYERAADKQLLGVVREFIGACYDICHQAVEFEDIPGSIRQITHAEIRINKIHISNAIELVDPWNNEAGRTQLADYAEPRYLHQTIGNLKNGDLYRIPDLDRDFLLDPHPRLQETERLRVHFHVPVDAQTLGPLGTTHRELRQALATVKELDYAPHLEVETYTWEVLPGDQKPSLVDGLTRELQAARKLIDSL